From the genome of Candidatus Defluviilinea proxima:
TGGTGTGTTCAATTGACTTGCTCCTTATGTATTTTGATTTCTAAATCCATATTCAACCGAAAGAAGGGCTCTCCAACTTTGGCTGGATTTCTTTTCTCTTTTTGAAAAACAACTCTCTCAGGCTTTTCTCCAATTATTGCTAGCCTGAATGGTCTCCACTAGAGTTTTTTGTTTTCCGTACATTGTGCTCGTTTCCAAAACCTGGATCTCTAGATTGCGGCAATCGAGGCAAAGAAAAGCCTCTGTTTGAAACAAAGCAGGGAAGTTATCCTCTGCGAGCATTTGAAGGACGACACCGTCCTGATGCCAATCATTGTTCGTGTTCTTATACACATTGACCGAGCCGCACTTGGAACATTTTCTTTCTTGCATGGGAATCTCCTTCAAACTACTTAAACCTGCTCGACCTGTCCAACATAGACAGGGTGGGTACCATACTGGTTTTTTGGAAAATAGTATGTGTTGCTTACAAGCGATGATCCAACTCCCCCACATGGATAGGCAAGTACCAACTAGTGACCTGATTTCATTGTACTACTTTAATTGAATAAAGATAGGATTTACATATAATCGCAAATGGAAATGAGTTGCGTTATCATTCGAACATCAGGAGCCAAACCCCAATATGAACCCGATCAAAACTGAAAGACTTACTCTTCGCCCTTTAACTTTAGACGATACAGAATTCATCATTGAATTGTTGAATGAACCATCCTTTATTCAAAACATCGGTGATCGTGGCGTGCGGACACTCGCAGACGCGGAGAAGTATCTCGAAAACGGACCCATCTCCAGTTACGCAAGAAACGGATTCGGATTGCTGGCTGTCACACTGAAAGATACGAGTCAGCCCATCGGCATGTGCGGATTGATCAAACGCGACTCTCTGGAAGATGTGGATATTGGCTACGCGTTTTTGCCAAAATTCTGGTCGAAAGGGTATGCGTTTGAATCCGCACAGGCTGTGATGAACTACGCAAAGGACGTTGTGGGATTGAAGCGCGTGGTTGCCATCGTTGACCCAGCGAATGCAGGCTCCATCCGTCTGCTTGAAAAGATCGGGATGACCTTTGAGAAAATGGTGAAACTGTCAGAGGATGATATCGATTTGAAGTTATTTTCAATTCGCTTATAAAACCAAAAACGGTCTCATGGACATCACATCCTGAGACCGTTTCTTTTTATAAGATCACAACGCGGCGATCACTCTCTGTAACTTGGCTTGGACTTCCACAGCGATCGGCTCCAAATCTGGATTTTCAACCTGTGACATCGCCACAAGCGGATCCACCGCCGCGACCTCTGTTTTTCCATCCCCAACATCCCGCACAATGACATTGCACGGCAGATAGAGACCAATATGCTCATCGGCCTGTACAGCCTTGTGTGCGAATGGCGGATTACATGCCCCAAGGATCTTATATGGCCGCATGTCAACATCCAGTTTCTTCTTGAGCGTTCCCGCCATATCGATCTCCGTCAAAACACCAAACCCCTCTTTCTTCAACTCTTCCGTTACTTTTGCAACTGCATCATTAAATGACAGTTCAATCGTTGTGTTGAAATAGTATTTAGACATTGTGCCCTCCACTTATGATTATACAAGAGTTAGAACAAAACGGTCTCGTGGACTTCACATCCCAAGACCGTCTTTCATCCTTCTGTCTTCATCATTATTCTACATATATCTCAATACCATTTTCACGGATACGGAACACAAAGCATCTGTCCAGTTTGGATATAGCGTGAATCGCTGAGCTTATTAGCGACAGTAATTTCTTTAACCGTTGTGGAATATCGCTCAGCCAACCTAAACACATTATCTTTTGGTTGAACAGTGTAGGAAAAACCGTTTTCGATTCCTATATGCTTGCAACACGGAACATTTATCCTCACTAATTGATTTACTACAAACATATCTTGATTGACACGTCTATCACTGTTTCGAATATCGGATTCTGAAACATAAAACCAAGATGCGACGCTCTGTACAGTATCACCTGATTGAATTACATATAAGCAATAATCTAGCGAATCACTCGCATTTGTTGAGTTTATTGGAACAAGTGTTGCAGTAGCGATATTTTCCGCAGGTGCCGCCACTGTTATAAGAGACATTGAAGTAATTGTGGGTGTTGGAATTAAATCCTGTAACAATGGCTCACCCAGCGAAGTTTGTATGAACGTAGGAGAGGGAGTTGGAAGTATTTTTGGTATAAACCACGTAGGTTTAAATACAGTTATCAAACAAACTATCATCAACAATAAAACAGCACCAAAAACAACAGGTTTATATATATCAGGAAGAACAGTTGGAGGAGCTTCCACGACTGCTTTTAGAATTGTTCCACCCGCTAACGTAACCAGACTAAGTCCGAGAGTGCCAGCTATAGTACCAGCCATCACACCAGCCACAGCAAGCTCTAAAGTTGCATCGAAAACCATTCCTTTCCACTCGTCTTTCATGTAAGCTAACGTAAACCATCTTAGAAACTCTCTACTAGATTGGATGATGTTGCTATCTGATTTCTCGTGAAGTGCAACATGTCCCTTCCAATCCGAAACGATTTTAAAGGTTTCTTCATCTAAAGACACAGACCTGCGGCGAGGGGTCGTAACATCTGCCACCCCAATCGATTGCGCATGAAATACTTGGGAGAAATATTGATCGTAAAGAGGATGGACAGGGAGATTTAACTCGCGAGTATAAATTTGCTGTAAGCGCAATTGTTCTTCATGCGAAAACGATCCAATAAAATCATATCGCCTAATTGGATATTCTGAATCATCGCTCTTATATTCTGGCTCATTTATATCTTCGGGCAGAGCAGATTTTGGCACAATATCAATCAGTGAAGAAAATTCTTCAAAAAGCTTTTGAGTGATTCTCCAAGCTTCACCTCTTACTTCATAGTCGCGACTATTAACCAATCTAACTATTCGCGAATCAGTAATCTGTTTTGCCCTATATTTATTAATTGTTTTTACCAGTAACGCATAAATAAACAAGAATAATATTGGACTACCTACCCTCGAATCTCGAAGCATTTGCACAAGTGCGCTCGGAACTTCAAGAATATGGTCGCGGATTGATGCGCTCTCCTTTATTTTGTTTGTATCAAGAAAATCAAGGATAAAAAGCGACAGGTCTAATAATATTGCTTGTCGTGGGGTATTGTTTGAAGTCTGACTTGGTTCCATTACACCTCTCCTAACCAGCCCTAATACGATGAAACAGTGAATTTATATTAAATTTATACTCCCAGCCCACAAAACCCAAGTAACAAGTGTAATAAACTTAACCTGACAAACTTTCTCAGCCTCCCATAAAACGGGTATTAATCAACGAGGCCATGTCACCAACCTCGGCATGGCTTTACAAAAACGGTCTCGCGGACATTACATCCTGAGACCGCTTTTCATCCTAGCCCTTCCAACCAAGTAAGCCACGAATCAAAATGTGGGCATTCTGCGCGTATTAAATCTAATCCAATTCCTAATACAGCAAGAGTACCGTACAAAGGTTTTTCATATTTTGGATATAGTTCAATTATTCGTTTTGATGGCGCAGTCTGCGGATTATCATTAATATCCTCTGGCGTAGGAAAACCATCTCGAATTCTTTGAATCTCGTTTGTTAAGTCCCTTTCTGGAAAAAGTTCTGCTGTTCGTACTGGTTCTACAAACAAGAAGGCTTCGAATTCATGAACCTGGAGATGAGGATAAAAACGTGGCGAGTTGATATCCTGCTGGAATGCTTGTTCAAGGTGTAATGCCTTATCTCGTCCGTTACTTTTCGGACGAGTATCTTGACCAGGAAAGTTTTTTGGTAAGTGATACAAATCATAAAGAGTGGTCACGGCTACTACATTTGTGTCTCGCAAGAGACGCATAACTTCGTTTTTTGTTTGTTCATACGACAAAACCCCACCTTTAAATTTCTGCCCTTGTTTCACACGATGAGTTGTAATAACTACTGGATTTAAATCAACATTGAAATTCCAAAGATGCTTGCGAAGAACTTCACGGACAAAGGTTTCTTCTGTTTGACCCTCTGCTGAAACCAATACACGATTCATCCTGGGCGTCCTCCAAGTACATTTTTCTCCCAGAGATCACCCATGCCATAATCATCTAGCCAACCTTCAAGGTCACTTTCCGCAAGCCGTCTAAACGTGGATTGCTGATTTAATCGATCTACGACAACAATATCATCTGGGTTAAATTGATTAACAAGTGGCACAGACTGCGTTGAGACAATTACCTGCGTTTCTGATGCTGCGCTTCGTAACAAGGAAGCCAACACAGTAATTGCATAAGGGTGTAATCCCAACTCAGGCTCATCAATCAAAATTGTGGATGGTAATTTAGGCTGTAGCAACAGTGTTGCTAAACACATAAAACGGAGTGTACCGTCAGATAATACGTTAGCATTAAAGTATTCATCTGATCCAATCTCACGCCATTCCAATTGAATTCTCTCGGGATTGAATGGATCAGGACGTAAATTAAAATCATCAAAAAATGGTGCTACTAAACGTATTGTTGAAACTATTTTTCTGTAGTAAGGCTCTTTGGTTTCTCGTAATAAATATAAAAAGGCAGCTAAATTAGAAGCATCTGACCTTAAGGCACTATTATCATTTAGGTTTCCGCTTTGTTTGACTTTTGCACCTGCGCTTGTATCGTGAAAGTGATAGACACGCCAACTCTGTAATGCACGTAGCACATGATCTGCAATTGTCATATGGTTAATTTCACGAGAAATTTCAAGCATTCGAGTTTCACGATGTCCACTTCCTAAACCTTGTCGATATGGCTGTAAGTACTTGGATTTATCGTGATACCAAACTTCTTCAGAACCAAAAATGAGTGTGTCGCCCGAAGCGGGAAGAAGATTGCAGTTATAGCCATTATTTCCAAATTTCAAATCGATCTGAAGAGATTCGCTTGTTTTACGACCAAAATAGAGCAAGCTATCAGCCCCACCCTGTTGGCTAATAAAAACTTGCAAATTTTCTTCAACAATCTGGTTAATAAGCTTAAAGGCGGAGATGAAATTGGTTTTTCCCGAACCATTTGCTCCAATAAGAATATTGAGAGCTGCGAGAGGAAAATCCTTCAACTCACGGATTGACTTATAGCCTTGAATACTTATAGTTTCCAGTGGCGTTTTCATATAATTTCTCTTTATCGTAGGTTATGTTAATTCTACCTGTATTCTACCTGCTTTCAAAAGAAAGATTGTTAGCCATTATTCCCTTCCCACCACCCCATCAACTCGCTCAGCGGCAAGGATGGTGTCGCATCACCCTGCCTGCCTGAAT
Proteins encoded in this window:
- a CDS encoding GNAT family N-acetyltransferase, with amino-acid sequence MNPIKTERLTLRPLTLDDTEFIIELLNEPSFIQNIGDRGVRTLADAEKYLENGPISSYARNGFGLLAVTLKDTSQPIGMCGLIKRDSLEDVDIGYAFLPKFWSKGYAFESAQAVMNYAKDVVGLKRVVAIVDPANAGSIRLLEKIGMTFEKMVKLSEDDIDLKLFSIRL
- a CDS encoding DUF302 domain-containing protein produces the protein MSKYYFNTTIELSFNDAVAKVTEELKKEGFGVLTEIDMAGTLKKKLDVDMRPYKILGACNPPFAHKAVQADEHIGLYLPCNVIVRDVGDGKTEVAAVDPLVAMSQVENPDLEPIAVEVQAKLQRVIAAL
- a CDS encoding LysM peptidoglycan-binding domain-containing protein, with product MEPSQTSNNTPRQAILLDLSLFILDFLDTNKIKESASIRDHILEVPSALVQMLRDSRVGSPILFLFIYALLVKTINKYRAKQITDSRIVRLVNSRDYEVRGEAWRITQKLFEEFSSLIDIVPKSALPEDINEPEYKSDDSEYPIRRYDFIGSFSHEEQLRLQQIYTRELNLPVHPLYDQYFSQVFHAQSIGVADVTTPRRRSVSLDEETFKIVSDWKGHVALHEKSDSNIIQSSREFLRWFTLAYMKDEWKGMVFDATLELAVAGVMAGTIAGTLGLSLVTLAGGTILKAVVEAPPTVLPDIYKPVVFGAVLLLMIVCLITVFKPTWFIPKILPTPSPTFIQTSLGEPLLQDLIPTPTITSMSLITVAAPAENIATATLVPINSTNASDSLDYCLYVIQSGDTVQSVASWFYVSESDIRNSDRRVNQDMFVVNQLVRINVPCCKHIGIENGFSYTVQPKDNVFRLAERYSTTVKEITVANKLSDSRYIQTGQMLCVPYP
- a CDS encoding DUF4276 family protein, yielding MNRVLVSAEGQTEETFVREVLRKHLWNFNVDLNPVVITTHRVKQGQKFKGGVLSYEQTKNEVMRLLRDTNVVAVTTLYDLYHLPKNFPGQDTRPKSNGRDKALHLEQAFQQDINSPRFYPHLQVHEFEAFLFVEPVRTAELFPERDLTNEIQRIRDGFPTPEDINDNPQTAPSKRIIELYPKYEKPLYGTLAVLGIGLDLIRAECPHFDSWLTWLEGLG
- a CDS encoding AAA family ATPase, which gives rise to MKTPLETISIQGYKSIRELKDFPLAALNILIGANGSGKTNFISAFKLINQIVEENLQVFISQQGGADSLLYFGRKTSESLQIDLKFGNNGYNCNLLPASGDTLIFGSEEVWYHDKSKYLQPYRQGLGSGHRETRMLEISREINHMTIADHVLRALQSWRVYHFHDTSAGAKVKQSGNLNDNSALRSDASNLAAFLYLLRETKEPYYRKIVSTIRLVAPFFDDFNLRPDPFNPERIQLEWREIGSDEYFNANVLSDGTLRFMCLATLLLQPKLPSTILIDEPELGLHPYAITVLASLLRSAASETQVIVSTQSVPLVNQFNPDDIVVVDRLNQQSTFRRLAESDLEGWLDDYGMGDLWEKNVLGGRPG